One region of Fragaria vesca subsp. vesca linkage group LG4, FraVesHawaii_1.0, whole genome shotgun sequence genomic DNA includes:
- the LOC101303608 gene encoding uncharacterized protein LOC101303608, with amino-acid sequence MAAYFSMARAVGPRKRWSRALLFKLRNRVSYPKLVKKKKRVSVRSNKQVSRSESSVHIDRGDKLRKLVPGGKSMDFCSLLEETAHYITCLNTQLSALSNSKKWVFCATVQNHKLCVEEGREEKQESWLMMEVSGKKKIKPEPSNEDFYEDKVKRIPESFQSDSIREFCFQRATLIFCTASSSYKLHRVAMQPLSIVVIDEAAQLTKCESTISLQLPGVKHAVLAGDECQLPATVTSNVYAEAGFARSSFERILDAPNVKRRSHEKHYLPGAMFGLRSFINVIGGREEKDEDGHSQKNMVEVANISKMLLNLYKGWVELKQRLSIGIVSPYAAQVVTIQDRVGEKYNKLDGFVVKSFKKLTLVCLQKSVPHLLLNLSSGWRPKKQNFETVCGSSSMILKKFKVEGLYSVCTNDTAKDLHYVQVLNIWDILFLEDIPKLINRLDSIFIQYTDDFINLWKEKCLDGDLEVPKSWPPSLQYSQFKDVNINEAQSDFVGDTSDCRSYVEHIPKLMNCRDSIFHRYTDDFISLCKEKCLDGDLEVPKSWLPLLQYSQFKDLNISEAQSDFVGDTSDCRSYVEHVTSTEIPKYFKGLWHGTTILWVRLSATELIIGVDSLTTTTYIEDDPNDPNNRRKYEIMWSEVEDKFIEIIPKVYATLSGDGERCLKMVEHVRDKMKGHRDDGVTPILGLVGLAATEYFRQICPFNPDKDKLSTVFLCAWISQLKEYHVIVVADVHEAPLLIEETVFGSGSGFSQAVSELRELTTPIDVPVVKDKMIRAECRDPHTGGRIQVISLKDERSVLEYQGYLLDELDNPVYADIVFDNRNMFVVIRKRDEKFLNSIDLARDLKRFDTNIARDQIHWLFRGKTFLVYLVKLSSSDCCDSWYTSCMDYKKPFRCQPYYKEDRSKTDYYYLTYASRKILDRARSMKIIDDLVDP; translated from the exons ATGGCAGCTTATTTCTCCATGGCCCGTGCCGTTGGGCCAAGGAAGAGATGGAGCAGAGCTCTCCTTTTCAAGCTTCGGAACCGGGTGAGCTACCCTAAGCTGGTGAAGAAAAAGAAGAGGGTTAGTGTGAGGAGTAACAAGCAGGTTTCCAGATCAGAGAGTTCAGTTCATATCGACAGAGGCGACAAGCTTCGAAAGCTAGTTCCAGGGGGTAAATCCATGGATTTCTGCAGCTTATTGGAGGAAACTGCTCATTACATAACATGCCTTAACACACAG CTCTCAGCTTTATCAAATTCTAAGAAGTGGGTTTTCTGTGCAACGGTTCAGAATCATAAGCTCTGTGTTGAAGAAGGCAGAGAAGAAAAGCAAGAGTCTTGGTTGATGATGGAGGTTTCTGGCAAGAAAAAGATCAAGCCTGAACCTTCCAATGAGGATTTTTACGAAGACAAG GTGAAGAGGATTCCTGAATCATTTCAATCGGATTCTATACGGGAGTTCTGTTTTCAAAGAGCAACTCTAATATTTTGCACCGCATCTAGTTCGTATAAGCTGCACAGAGTGGCAATGCAGCCACTAAGCATTGTTGTTATTGACGAGGCTGCACAACTAACCAAGTGTGAGTCAACAATATCCCTGCAACTTCCAGGTGTGAAGCATGCTGTTCTTGCTGGTGACGAATGTCAGTTACCAGCTACGGTAACAAGCAAT GTTTATGCTGAAGCTGGTTTTGCAAGAAGTTCGTTTGAGAG GATCCTGGATGCTCCAAATGTAAAACGAAGAAGCCACGAGAAGCACTATCTTCCAGGAGCAATGTTTGGTCTGCGTTCTTTTATAAATGTGATTGGTGGAAGAGAGGAGAAAGATGAGGATGGTCATAGTCAGAAGAATATGGTGGAGGTTGCTAATATTTCAAAAATGCTGCTGAATCTGTACAAAG GATGGGTTGAATTGAAACAGAGACTCAGTATTGGTATAGTTTCTCCCTATGCTGCTCAAGTAGTCACAATCCAGGACAGAGTGGGTGAGAAATATAATAAGCTTGATGGCTTTGTAGTGAAG TCATTCAAGAAACTGACACTGGTCTGCTTGCAGAAGTCAGTGCCACATCTTCTACTGAATCTTTCCAGTGGTTGGAGACCTAAGAAGCAAAATTTTGAGACTGTTTGTGGTAGCTCTTCCATGATCTTGAAGAAGTTTAAGGTTGAAGGGCTATACTCTGTTTGCACTAACGATACTGCAAAGGACTTGCACTATGTTCAAGTATTAAACATCTGGGACATCTTATTTCTGGAGGATATTCCAAAGTTGATAAACCGCCTGGATAGTATTTTCATCCAATATACTGATGACTTTATCAATCTTTGGAAGGAGAAATGTCTTGATGG TGATCTAGAGGTTCCAAAAAGCTGGCCACCCTCGTTGCAATATTCCCAGTTTAAGGATGTTAACATCAATGAAGCTCAGAGTGATTTTGTTGGTGACACTTCTGATTGTAGAAGCTATGTTGAGCATATTCCAAAGTTGATGAACTGCCGGGATAGTATTTTCCACAGATATACTGATGACTTTATTAGTCTTTGCAAGGAGAAATGTCTTGATGG TGATCTAGAGGTTCCAAAAAGCTGGCTACCCTTGTTGCAATATTCCCAGTTTAAGGATCTTAACATCAGTGAAGCTCAGAGTGATTTTGTCGGTGACACTTCTGATTGTAGAAGCTATGTTGAGCATGTAACAAG CACCGAGATTCCCAAATATTTTAAGGGTTTGTGGCATGGAACCACAATTCTGTGGGTTCGGCTTTCGGCAACTGAGCTAATAATTGGAGTTGATTCGCTGACGACTACTACATATATAG AGGATGACCCAAATGACCCAAATAACAGGAGGAAGTATGAGATTATGTGGAGTGAAGTTGAAGATAAATTTATAGAAATCATTCCAAAAGTCTATGCAACACTTAGTGGTGATGGGGAGAGGTGCTTGAAGATGGTTGAGCATGTTCGTGATAAAATGAAGGGACACAGAGACGATGGAGTCACACCTATTCTTGGATTGGTTGGCTTGGCTGCCACTGAATACTTTCGTCAAATCTGTCCTTTTAACCCTGATAAAGATAAACTCTCCACTGTCTTCTTATGTGCTTGGATTTCTCAATTAAAG GAGTATCATGTTATTGTGGTGGCGGATGTGCATGAAGCTCCGCTCCTAATAGAAGAGACAGTTTTCGGCAGTGGAAGTGGTTTCAGCCAAGCTGTATCTGAGTTAAGAGA GTTAACAACACCAATAGACGTACCTGTTGTAAAGGACAAAATGATAAGAGCAGAATGCAGAGATCCTCACACTGGTGGACGTATTCAAG TCATTTCTTTGAAGGATGAGAGATCCGTGTTGGAGTATCAAGGATATTTGTTGGACGAGCTTGATAACCCTGTTTATGCAGACATAGTTTTTGATAACAGAAATATGTTTGTTGTCATTCGTAAGAGAGATGAAAAATTCTTGAATTCGATAGACTTGGCGAGAGACCTAAAAAG ATTTGACACCAATATTGCAAGAGATCAAATCCACTGGTTATTCCGTGGGAAGACATTTCTGGTGTACCTTGTTAAACTCTCATCATCAGATTGTTGTGATAGCTGGTACACTTCTTGTATGGATTACAAAAAGCCTTTCCGGTGTCAGCCATATTACAAAGAAGACCGTTCTAAAACTGACTATTATTACCTCACATATGCTAGTCGTAAGATACTTGATCGAGCACGGAGCATGAAGATCATTGATGATTTGGTAGACCCTTAG
- the LOC101307481 gene encoding uncharacterized protein LOC101307481, which yields MAASDAISQSDVKKLALSFETLDASSPDTRKPLSSGSESSNRKGPYTPVLFGSKFREPVAGGDASMNKGPLSDNEGSKVNSKQTVICTPVDCSSNFRGPVAGGVASTDEGPCLRCDVCSKEHPLCDICYKVHHYELCPYFHRVPQGATFDPGYEIICGCGNIFNEDKWACTFCGGSIAMLKAKYCDICRSWKLHSTYECLKDEVRAAMYKSDRDKQLSLVRKWIPYVSKSSSGKLCVPTIPGFVDT from the exons ATGGCTGCATCCGACGCGATCTCCCAGAGTGATGTTAAAAAGCTTGCCCTTTCCTTTGAGACTCTCGACGCCTCTTCTCCCG ATACAAGGAAACCGCTCAGTTCCGGTTCTGAAAGCAGCAATCGAAAAG GCCCCTATACTCCTGTCTTGTTCGGATCCAAGTTCAGAGAACCAGTGGCCGGTGGAGATGCTTCTATGAACAAAGGACCATTAAGTGACAATGAGGGTTCTAAGGTGAACTCCAAACAAACAGTCATCTGTACTCCTGTTGACTGTAGTTCCAATTTCAGAGGTCCAGTGGCTGGTGGAGTTGCTTCTACGGATGAAGGACCATGTCTGCGTTGCGATGTGTGTTCTAAGGAGCACCCCCTTTGTGATATTTGTTATAAGGTTCACCACTATGAGCTTTGCCCTTACTTCCACCGTGTTCCACAGGGTGCAACTTTTGACCCTGGCTATGAAATAATTTGTGGATGTGGTAATATATTTAATGAGGATAAGTGGGCTTGTACCTTTTGTGGTGGGAGCATAGCAATGCTAAAGGCGAAGTATTGTGACATTTGTCGTAGCTGGAAATTGCACAGCACATATGAATGCCTGAAGGACGAGGTTCGTGCTGCCATGTATAAATCGGACAGAGATAAGCAGCTTTCACTTGTGCGGAAATGGATTCCTTATGTTTCAAAATCATCATCTGGAAAGTTGTGTGTTCCAACTATTCCTGGTTTTGTGGACACATGA
- the LOC101307195 gene encoding probable pectinesterase/pectinesterase inhibitor 35-like yields MSVCLSTISMFKIKLAVAILFFSSIFIVEASTSQSHFSKFTRSSGELSHEEAISSLCEHTPHPATCESTLLSSSSSSSSSSSSSTRGTLEVAFLQSVHSTVAKAQHARALAYNLTISHRQNNDDSSVHFRDGSVSDCLELLDDAVDMLDNVMTTSLSKPHNDDDVHTWLSAALTNQETCLESLEKDKFKTDKSIMDATAQNLSQYISNSLALFMLTMGSKSKEAKNANPNRKLLSFPTWVPAAERKLLEASVEEIEADAVVAQDGSGTHKSIGEALKGLLLTGSLESSGTGGRSVIHVTAGTYHEYINIPTKQKNVMLIGDGVGKTIIVGNRNSDDGWTTYKTATVAAMGDGFIARDITIVNNAGPSKHQAVALRVGADKSVVHRCSIMGYQDTLYTHSKRQFYRETDIYGTVDFIFGNSAVVFQTCNIYPRKPASGGLKNFVTAQGRSSPDQNTGISIHNCKIAAASDLAPVKSSYQTYLGRPWKQYSRTIVMQSFLDDSINRAGWSPWSGGFALNTLYYGEYMNSGSGASTSGRVKWGGYHASLTSTQAQAFTVGGFISGNLWLPSTGVSFSSGLIG; encoded by the exons ATGTCTGTCTGTCTCTCTACCATAAGCATGTTCAAAATTAAGTTGGCTGTAGCAATTTTATTCTTCTCAAGTATTTTTATAGTAGAGGCTTCAACTTCACAATCCCATTTCTCCAAATTCACTAGATCATCCGGAGAACTTTCCCATGAAGAAGCCATTTCTTCTCTCTGCGAACATACCCCTCACCCAGCAACTTGTGAATCCACTCTCCTCTCCTCCTCATCCTCCTCCTCCTCATCATCATCATCATCTACAAGAGGCACCTTAGAGGTCGCCTTTCTCCAGTCGGTCCATTCCACTGTTGCGAAAGCTCAGCACGCTCGAGCTCTCGCCTATAATCTCACCATTTCCCACCGCCAGAATAATGACGATAGTTCTGTTCACTTCCGCGATGGTAGTGTGAGCGACTGCCTTGAGCTTCTCGACGATGCTGTAGATATGCTCGACAATGTCATGACGACATCGTTGTCGAAACCTCACAACGATGACGACGTCCACACCTGGCTCAGTGCAGCTCTTACGAACCAAGAAACTTGTCTGGAGAGCCTCGAGAAAGACAAGTTCAAGACAGACAAAAGCATTATGGACGCCACGGCTCAAAATCTGAGCCAATACATAAGCAATTCCCTAGCACTTTTCATGCTTACCATGGGGTCAAAATCAAAGGAAGCAAAAAATGCAAACCCTAATAGAAAGCTCTTGAGTTTCCCGACGTGGGTTCCGGCAGCGGAGAGGAAACTTCTAGAAGCATCTGTGGAAGAGATAGAAGCAGATGCTGTGGTGGCTCAGGATGGGAGTGGGACGCACAAGAGCATTGGTGAGGCACTCAAGGGTTTGCTTCTAACTGGATCCTTGGAGAGCAGTGGTACTGGGGGCAGATCTGTAATTCACGTAACGGCTGGGACTTACCACGAATACATAAATATACCCACAAAGCAAAAGAACGTCATGTTGATTGGTGATGGAGTAGGGAAAACCATCATTGTGGGCAATCGGAACTCTGATGATGGCTGGACAACTTATAAGACTGCCACTGTGG CTGCAATGGGAGATGGGTTTATCGCACGTGATATAACAATTGTGAACAATGCCGGGCCTTCCAAGCACCAAGCAGTTGCACTTCGAGTCGGTGCCGACAAATCCGTCGTCCACCGATGTTCCATCATGGGCTACCAGGACACCCTCTACACTCACTCCAAGCGACAGTTCTACCGAGAAACTGACATCTATGGAACTGTCGACTTCATCTTTGGCAACTCCGCTGTCGTCTTCCAAACTTGCAACATCTACCCTCGGAAACCGGCCTCCGGCGGGCTCAAGAACTTTGTCACAGCTCAAGGTCGCAGCAGCCCTGACCAGAACACAGGCATTTCAATCCACAACTGTAAGATAGCGGCGGCGTCGGACCTCGCCCCGGTGAAATCGAGCTACCAGACGTATCTTGGGAGACCGTGGAAGCAGTATTCGAGGACGATCGTCATGCAGTCTTTCTTGGATGACTCGATAAATCGAGCTGGGTGGTCTCCTTGGTCTGGTGGGTTTGCACTCAACACATTGTACTATGGAGAGTACATGAATTCTGGGTCTGGGGCATCAACCTCAGGAAGGGTTAAATGGGGTGGATATCATGCATCACTTACGTCCACTCAAGCACAAGCATTCACAGTTGGGGGTTTCATATCTGGGAATCTTTGGTTGCCTTCCACTGGGGTGTCTTTTAGCTCTGGACTCATTGGATAA